One stretch of Chryseobacterium fluminis DNA includes these proteins:
- a CDS encoding porin family protein, protein MRKTIVISFLALATSVYAQIESKYGLSAGLNISSFSGSDKPGGFSSKTGFQMGGFLWNYLSDKISIDAELYYAQMGAKFELTVPKIDDTKLTLRGKIKNDYIRFPILFDYHPTEEFSVALGPEIGVLLKNQVEYDQNINGSTKSNPKNVQKFDAGLKAKVQYIFVEHYLASVGYYWGMTKIYKYTQVNRQIQEPPKIYNSNLGISLGYVF, encoded by the coding sequence ATGAGAAAAACAATTGTAATAAGCTTTTTAGCTTTAGCCACCTCAGTATATGCCCAAATCGAATCTAAATACGGGCTATCTGCCGGATTGAACATCAGCAGCTTTTCCGGTTCGGATAAACCGGGCGGGTTTTCTTCTAAAACAGGGTTTCAGATGGGAGGATTTTTATGGAATTATTTATCTGATAAAATTTCCATCGATGCAGAACTCTATTATGCTCAAATGGGAGCTAAATTTGAATTGACTGTCCCTAAGATAGATGATACAAAATTGACACTTCGCGGAAAAATAAAGAATGATTACATAAGGTTTCCGATTCTCTTCGATTATCATCCAACAGAGGAGTTTTCTGTTGCATTGGGTCCTGAAATTGGGGTTTTATTAAAAAATCAGGTGGAATATGATCAGAATATAAATGGATCAACCAAAAGCAATCCTAAGAATGTACAGAAATTTGATGCCGGTCTGAAAGCAAAAGTTCAGTATATTTTTGTAGAACATTATCTGGCTTCCGTCGGGTATTACTGGGGAATGACAAAGATCTATAAATATACCCAGGTCAATCGGCAAATACAAGAACCGCCTAAAATTTATAATTCTAATTTAGGGATCTCTCTGGGATATGTTTTTTAA
- a CDS encoding chorismate mutase translates to MNLKDLKNDWINEFSEPMMIAGPCSAESEAQMLETAKRIRETQANVPIFRAGIWKPRTKPNGFEGVGVIGLNWLKKVKEEYGFKTATEVANAHHVFAALEADVDILWIGARSTVNPFTVQEIAMALRGTEKTVLVKNPVNPDLALWIGALERLLGQGIKNLGVIHRGFSTYQKTKYRNNPNWQIALDFKSQFPDIPMLIDPSHICGNRTGLADITQEALNVGYQGAIIETHSNPDEAWSDAAQQITPEVLAELIANLKIRNTGFAGFEGDMGRHRTLISDIDFQLIELLSQRMKISEKIGKLKKENDIAIFQPERWKEITEYATQKARETQMSQEFIEKVFKAIHEESIEVQNSIMINR, encoded by the coding sequence ATGAATTTAAAAGATTTAAAAAACGACTGGATTAATGAGTTCTCCGAACCCATGATGATTGCCGGCCCCTGCAGTGCCGAAAGTGAGGCTCAGATGCTGGAAACGGCAAAGAGAATCAGAGAAACCCAGGCCAATGTTCCCATTTTCCGTGCCGGAATCTGGAAGCCCCGTACAAAACCCAACGGATTCGAAGGAGTAGGAGTTATCGGCCTCAACTGGCTGAAAAAAGTAAAAGAAGAATATGGTTTTAAAACTGCCACTGAGGTAGCAAATGCCCACCATGTGTTTGCCGCATTGGAAGCTGATGTAGACATTCTTTGGATCGGAGCCCGCTCTACTGTAAACCCTTTTACGGTGCAGGAAATTGCAATGGCATTAAGAGGAACCGAAAAGACGGTCCTTGTAAAAAACCCTGTTAACCCGGATTTAGCATTATGGATTGGTGCTCTTGAAAGACTTCTGGGACAGGGTATTAAAAACTTGGGCGTTATCCACAGAGGATTTTCCACCTACCAGAAAACAAAATACAGAAATAACCCGAACTGGCAGATTGCACTGGATTTTAAGAGTCAGTTTCCGGATATCCCGATGCTAATTGATCCTTCACACATTTGCGGAAACAGAACAGGGTTGGCAGATATCACCCAGGAAGCTTTAAACGTCGGATACCAGGGCGCCATTATCGAAACACACTCTAATCCTGATGAAGCCTGGAGTGATGCCGCACAGCAAATTACACCGGAAGTGCTGGCTGAACTGATCGCTAACCTGAAAATCAGAAATACAGGTTTTGCAGGCTTCGAAGGCGATATGGGAAGACACCGGACATTGATTTCTGATATCGATTTTCAGCTGATCGAGCTCCTGTCGCAAAGAATGAAGATTTCGGAAAAAATAGGAAAGCTTAAAAAAGAAAATGATATCGCAATCTTCCAGCCGGAACGTTGGAAAGAGATTACCGAATATGCCACTCAGAAAGCCAGGGAAACACAGATGTCTCAGGAATTTATTGAGAAAGTCTTCAAAGCTATTCATGAAGAATCTATTGAAGTGCAGAACAGTATTATGATTAACAGATAA
- the rsgA gene encoding ribosome small subunit-dependent GTPase A has translation MKGKIIKSTGSWYQVLEMETDRIFEARIRGKFKLIKTRLTNPLAVGDFVEFQLEQDDIAWITKIESRRNYLIRKSVNLSKEAHIIASNIDLACFIFTLKHPETSLGFLDRFLACCEAYNITPLLLFNKIDVLHEEEIEIVKDIEFLYQEIGYNSLEISSYSRLNLDGLQDLLKDKTSVFFGHSGCGKSTLVNALQPNLNLKTSEISDTHLKGKHTTTFAQMHFWDFGGNVIDTPGVREFAMIDIEKEEVQHYFPEIFKKREECKFHNCLHINEPKCAVLDALETGEIQHSRYATYIKLMDEAEEASRQ, from the coding sequence ATGAAAGGAAAAATCATTAAATCTACAGGAAGCTGGTATCAGGTTTTAGAAATGGAAACGGACAGGATTTTCGAAGCCAGAATCCGTGGAAAATTCAAGTTGATCAAAACAAGACTTACCAATCCTCTTGCTGTAGGTGATTTTGTTGAATTTCAGCTGGAGCAGGATGATATTGCCTGGATTACAAAGATCGAATCCCGCAGAAACTATCTGATCAGGAAATCGGTAAATCTCTCAAAGGAAGCCCATATCATCGCCTCCAATATTGATCTTGCCTGTTTTATTTTTACATTGAAACATCCTGAAACTTCACTTGGATTTCTGGACCGGTTTTTAGCCTGTTGCGAGGCTTATAATATTACCCCGTTACTTTTATTCAACAAAATTGATGTTTTACATGAAGAAGAAATTGAAATTGTAAAAGATATAGAATTTCTTTACCAGGAAATAGGATATAATTCCCTGGAAATTTCTTCATATTCAAGGTTAAATCTCGACGGGCTTCAGGATCTTCTCAAAGATAAAACCTCTGTATTTTTCGGGCATTCAGGATGTGGAAAATCAACCTTGGTGAATGCGCTGCAACCCAATTTAAATCTGAAAACATCTGAAATTTCAGATACTCATCTCAAAGGAAAGCACACAACAACATTTGCACAGATGCATTTCTGGGATTTCGGAGGAAATGTAATTGATACTCCAGGCGTGCGTGAATTTGCAATGATAGATATTGAGAAAGAAGAAGTGCAGCATTATTTTCCTGAAATTTTTAAAAAAAGGGAAGAGTGTAAATTTCACAACTGCCTTCATATCAACGAACCTAAATGTGCCGTGCTGGATGCGTTGGAAACAGGCGAAATTCAGCATTCCAGATATGCAACATACATAAAACTGATGGATGAGGCGGAAGAGGCTTCCCGGCAATAA
- a CDS encoding nucleoside-diphosphate kinase, whose protein sequence is MSNITFTMIKPDAVADGHIGAILGKISEGGFKIKALKLTQLTVADAKKFYEVHAERPFYGELVEFMSSGPIVAAVLEKENAVEDFRTLIGATNPAEAAEGTIRKMFARSIGENAVHGSDSDENALIEAQFHFSGREIF, encoded by the coding sequence ATGTCTAACATTACATTCACTATGATTAAGCCTGATGCTGTTGCCGACGGACATATCGGTGCTATATTAGGTAAAATTTCAGAAGGAGGTTTTAAGATTAAAGCTTTAAAATTAACCCAGCTTACGGTAGCTGATGCTAAAAAATTCTATGAAGTACACGCAGAAAGACCATTCTACGGAGAATTGGTAGAATTCATGAGCTCTGGTCCCATTGTGGCTGCTGTTTTGGAGAAAGAAAATGCAGTTGAAGATTTCAGAACTTTAATCGGAGCAACAAATCCGGCTGAAGCTGCTGAAGGAACAATCAGAAAAATGTTTGCAAGAAGCATTGGAGAAAATGCTGTACACGGTTCAGATTCTGATGAGAATGCTCTTATCGAAGCCCAGTTTCACTTTTCAGGAAGAGAAATTTTCTAA
- a CDS encoding alpha-L-fucosidase — MKNKFIALFLLSFLSGSGKLDAQHQSPDKKKMEWFQDAKLGIFIHWGIYSVNGISESWSFFNNYINHENYLKQLDGFSAAKYDPSAWVNLIKNSGAKYSVITSRHHDGISLWDSKADQAMTTSKNALVQSDVLTPFVTALQKSGLKTGLYYSLTDWSHPYYDIHTQTKKRYEIKNDPKRWNRFIKYYQTQLNELSTRYNPDVLWFDGDWEHTSEEWKAQQTLENLRKYNPNIIINSRLSGKGDFETPEQGIPVISPQNEYWELCYTMNDSWGYQPFDQHYKTPNMMIRTLADVISMGGNLLLDIGPKSDGTIPEKQVEILKSLGRWTSKNKEAIYGTRRGLPFDNYKGKSAFSKDGKKLFLYLEEAKDFTQIDGLISNPVSARIIGDPNGKVHLHQRNRGWRVSFSNATFDQDVTVVELSFNEKIKFDPDIQKPMMTLSEILDTEDSKSAAYRISEQLHSGNNVFNNSGLTSDGLNMKLHKSNKTNPETIRWISKHAEALFETGKGLPNGHYPGNSVLSKDRKTLYLFVEGIPTGPVALKGIKNTIFKTRIVGEGSSCQHSVYNKLYWSDRPGIIYIDFPRERLDKTMTVIAVLFDTPVELYREKVGAIESNL, encoded by the coding sequence ATGAAAAACAAATTTATCGCCCTGTTTTTACTAAGCTTCCTTTCCGGAAGCGGAAAACTTGACGCTCAGCATCAATCCCCGGACAAAAAGAAAATGGAATGGTTTCAGGATGCCAAACTCGGAATTTTTATTCACTGGGGAATTTATTCTGTCAATGGAATTTCAGAGTCCTGGTCTTTTTTTAATAATTATATTAATCATGAAAATTACCTGAAGCAGCTTGATGGTTTTTCAGCTGCAAAATACGACCCTTCAGCATGGGTTAACCTGATTAAAAATTCCGGTGCAAAATATTCTGTCATTACCTCGCGGCACCATGATGGGATTTCACTTTGGGATTCTAAAGCGGATCAGGCTATGACGACGTCAAAAAATGCTCTCGTACAATCTGATGTTCTGACTCCTTTCGTTACAGCGCTTCAAAAGTCAGGCTTAAAAACAGGCCTTTACTATTCACTGACAGATTGGAGCCATCCTTATTATGACATTCATACACAGACAAAAAAAAGATATGAAATTAAAAACGATCCTAAACGATGGAACCGTTTTATCAAGTACTATCAGACTCAGCTGAATGAACTCTCTACCAGATACAACCCGGACGTGTTATGGTTTGACGGAGACTGGGAACATACTTCTGAAGAGTGGAAAGCCCAGCAGACCCTTGAAAATTTAAGGAAGTACAACCCGAATATTATTATTAACTCAAGACTTAGTGGTAAAGGCGATTTTGAAACTCCCGAACAGGGAATTCCCGTTATCAGTCCACAAAATGAATATTGGGAACTCTGCTACACGATGAACGATTCCTGGGGATACCAACCTTTTGACCAACATTATAAAACACCTAATATGATGATAAGAACGCTGGCCGATGTCATCAGCATGGGTGGAAATTTACTTCTGGACATCGGGCCTAAGTCCGATGGTACCATCCCGGAAAAGCAGGTTGAAATTCTTAAAAGCCTCGGAAGATGGACTTCCAAAAACAAGGAAGCAATTTACGGAACCAGGCGCGGATTACCTTTTGACAACTATAAAGGAAAATCAGCCTTTTCAAAAGACGGTAAAAAACTATTTCTTTACCTGGAAGAAGCTAAGGATTTTACGCAAATTGACGGCCTTATTTCTAATCCTGTCAGCGCAAGAATTATCGGAGACCCCAACGGGAAAGTTCATCTTCATCAAAGAAACAGAGGATGGCGCGTGAGTTTTTCGAATGCAACCTTTGACCAGGATGTCACGGTAGTGGAACTCAGTTTTAATGAAAAGATAAAATTTGACCCGGATATCCAAAAACCTATGATGACTTTATCTGAGATTTTGGATACTGAAGATTCTAAGTCTGCGGCCTACCGGATTTCTGAACAGCTTCACAGCGGAAATAATGTTTTTAATAATTCAGGATTAACCAGTGACGGCCTGAACATGAAGCTTCATAAGTCGAATAAAACCAATCCGGAAACCATACGCTGGATAAGTAAGCATGCCGAAGCTCTTTTTGAAACAGGAAAAGGACTTCCTAACGGACATTACCCTGGAAATTCGGTTCTGTCAAAAGACAGAAAGACCCTCTATCTTTTCGTAGAAGGAATACCTACCGGACCTGTTGCTTTAAAAGGGATTAAAAATACTATTTTCAAGACCAGGATAGTCGGTGAAGGGTCGTCGTGCCAGCACTCCGTTTACAACAAACTATACTGGAGTGACCGACCGGGAATTATTTATATTGATTTCCCCCGAGAGCGATTGGATAAAACAATGACCGTGATTGCGGTGCTTTTCGATACACCCGTTGAATTGTACAGAGAGAAAGTAGGTGCTATCGAAAGTAATTTATAA
- the rpe gene encoding ribulose-phosphate 3-epimerase, whose amino-acid sequence MKTKLIAPSLLSADFGNLQRDIEMLNNSQADWFHVDVMDGRFVPNISFGFPVMKTVQQHAKKFVDVHLMIVEPEKYVEEFIEYGADLVSVHYEACTHLHRTIHLIQSKGAKAGVVLNPSTPVLMLEDIIADVDLVLLMSVNPGFGGQKFIENTYKKIAETKDLILNNNSTALIQVDGGVNLDNAGKLFEAGADVLVAGNAVFSSESPERTIELLKI is encoded by the coding sequence CCGCAGACTTTGGGAATCTGCAAAGAGACATTGAGATGCTGAACAACTCCCAGGCCGACTGGTTTCACGTAGATGTAATGGACGGCAGATTTGTTCCGAACATTTCATTTGGTTTTCCTGTAATGAAAACTGTTCAGCAGCATGCTAAAAAATTTGTCGATGTTCATCTAATGATCGTTGAGCCCGAAAAGTATGTAGAAGAATTCATAGAATATGGTGCGGATCTGGTTTCTGTTCATTATGAGGCCTGTACGCATCTTCATAGGACGATTCACCTTATTCAGAGTAAAGGAGCTAAAGCAGGGGTTGTACTGAATCCTTCCACCCCTGTTTTAATGCTGGAAGACATTATTGCTGATGTGGATCTGGTATTATTAATGAGTGTCAATCCGGGATTCGGAGGTCAGAAATTCATCGAGAATACCTATAAAAAAATCGCTGAGACCAAAGATCTGATCTTAAATAATAATTCTACAGCTCTGATACAGGTAGATGGCGGGGTCAATCTGGACAATGCCGGAAAATTATTTGAGGCGGGCGCAGACGTACTGGTTGCCGGGAATGCTGTTTTCTCGTCGGAAAGCCCTGAAAGAACCATTGAACTTCTGAAAATTTAG